CCGAGCGTATCGAGGAGAGTTCATGCTAACCCAGGAAGAGGATCAGCAGCTGGTCGAGCGCGTTCAACGCGGCGACAAGCGAGCTTTCGATCTGCTAGTGCTGAAATACCAGCACAAAATTCTCGGGTTGATCGTGCGTTTCGTGCACGACACCCATGAAGCCCAGGATGTGGCGCAGGAAGCCTTCATCAAGGCGTACCGTGCACTTGGAAATTTTCGCGGAGACAGCGCGTTTTATACGTGGCTTTACCGCATCGCCATCAACACGGCGAAAAACTATCTGGTTTCACGCGGCCGTCGGCCGCCGGATAGCGATGTCAGTTCCGAGGATGCAGAGTTCTACGATGGCGATCATGGCCTCAAGGATCTCGAGTCGCCAGAACGGGCTTTGCTGCGGGATGAGATCGAAGGCACTGTCCATCGGACCATCCAGCAATTGCCGGAAGATTTGCGTACGGCTTTAACTTTACGTGAATTCGATGGTCTGAGTTACGAGGACATTGCGAGCGTCATGCAATGTCCGGTGGGTACCGTGCGCTCCCGGATCTTCCGCGCCCGGGAGGCCATCGACAAAGCCCTGCAGCCGTTGTTGCAGGAAAACTAAAGACAGCGGCGACAGCCAAGAGAGGAACGCCATGAGTCGTGAAGCCCTGCAGGAATCGCTGTCCGCAGTGATGGATAACGAAGCGGACGAATTGGAATTGCGTCGGGTATTGAATGCCATCGACGATGTTGAAACCCGTGAAACCTGGGCTCGTTATCAGATCGCTCGGGCAGCGATGCACAAGGATCTGCTGCTTCCACGTCTGGATATCGCAGCGGCGGTTTCTGCTGCACTGGCTGACGAAGCCGTGCCGGCAAAAGCGTCCCGTGGTCCATGGCGCAGCCTGGGTCGTCTGGCCGTAGCCGCCTCGGTCACTGTTGCTGTATTGGCGGGTGTTCGCCTGTACAACCAGGACGAGATCGCCGGTGTCGAACTGGCTCAGCAATCCTCCCAGCCAGGTCTGGCCGTTCCTCAGGTCAAAGGCCCAGCCGTATTGGCAGGCTATAGTGAGAGTTCGGAAGCGCCTGGCCCGATGGCCAATGGCGTATTGCAAGGTCAGCCGGGCTGGAACGATCAGCGGTTGCCAGGTTACTTGCGCCAACACGCTCAACAGGCTGCAATGAAAGGAACTGAGAGCGCGCTCCCTTACGCTCGTGCGGCAAGCCTGGAAAACCGTTAAGGAGGATCATGCGCGCCATACCTCTACTTTCGCTTCTGCTCAGTGGCTGGTTCATTGTTCCAGCCCACGCCGACGAGGCTCAGGACTGGTTGACCCGTCTTGGCCAGGCCGAGCAGCAGCAAAGCTTTCACGGCACCTTTGTTTACGAGCGTAACGGTAGTTTTTCTACCCATAACATCTGGCATCGCGTCCAGGACGGCAAAGTCCGCGAGCGGATTCTCCAGCTCGACGGCTCTGCCCAGGAAGTCGTACGTGTTGATGGGCGTACTCAATGCGTGAGCGGGCTTCTCATGGCGGGACTTGGGGACTCTCCCAATTCCGCCGCTCGTACACTCGATCCTCAAAAGCTGAAAAACTGGTATGAACTTGCTGTCATTGGCAAGTCGCGCGTAGCCGGTCGTCCGGCGGTCATCGTTTCCCTGAAACCTCGCGATCAGCACCGCTACGGTTTCGAGTTGCATCTGGACAAGGAAACCGGCCTGCCGCTCAAGTCGTTGCTGCTGAACGATAAAGGCCAGTTGCTGGAGCGTTTCCAGTTCACCGAGCTCAATACCTCCGATGTGCCTTCCGATAATGAGCTGCAAGCCGGCGCGGATTGCAAGGCGATCGCGCTCGACAGCGACAAGGCTTCAGCCGGCAAGGCTGCCCAGTCCTGGCGCTCGGACTGGTTGCCAGCGGGCTTCGAATTGACCAGCAGCACTTCGCGCAAGGACCCGCAGACCAAGACTCAAGTCAGCAGCCTGATGTACGACGATGGCCTGGCTCGTTTTTCGGTGTTTCTCGAACCGTTGAATGGCGCGTCGGTCGTCGATACGCGTACTCAGTTGGGCCCGACGGTTGCCGTATCCCGTCGCCTGACGACACCCAACGGCGACATCATGATCACCGTGGTGGGTGAAATTCCCATAGGCACCGCTGAACGGATCGCGCTGTCCATGCGCTCCAATGCCACTGCAACCCAGTAGTGAGCCAGTATCGAAATGTTTCGTGAGCATTTCAGTTTGCAAATACCCCTGAATTTTCTTATAGGTCAGAGCCCCTCGGCTCTGGCCTTGTTTGTTGTTCCCGGAACAAAAATACCGGCGTATCGTTCCCGGTGTTCCTTGATCCATATCGCTTAACCATGCTCGTCTTAACGGGAGCCGTATGTCGATACCTCGCTTGAAGTCTTATCTCACTATCTTTGCCACCGTGCTGGTGCTAGGGCAGGCCGTTGCTGCAGAAGCAGTCGAACTGCCTGACTTTACGCAACTGGTCGAGCAGGCCTCGCCTGCCGTGGTGAACATCAGTACCACGCAGAAACTGCCTGACCGCAAGGTCAGCGACCAGATGCCCGACCTCGAAGGCTTGCCGCCGATGCTGCGCGAGTTCTTCGAGCGCGGCATGCCGCAGCAGCGTTCGCCGCGCGGTGGTCGCCAGCGTGAAGCGCAGTCGCTGGGTTCGGGTTTCATCATTTCGCCTGATGGCTACATTCTCACCAACAACCACGTGATCGCCGATGCCGACGAAATCCTCGTTCGCCTCGCCGACCGTAGCGAGATGAAAGCCAAGCTGGTAGGCACCGACCCTCGTTCCGACGTGGCCTTGCTGAAAGTCGAAGGCAAGGATCTGCCAGTGCTCAAACTCGGCAAATCCCAGGACCTGAAGGCCGGCCAGTGGGTCGTGGCCATCGGTTCGCCCTTCGGTTTCGACCATACCGTGACCCAGGGCATCGTCAGTGCCGTGGGCCGCAGCCTGCCGAACGAAAACTACGTGCCGTTCATCCAGACCGACGTGCCGATCAACCCGGGTAACTCCGGCGGCCCGCTGTTCAACCTGGCGGGTGAAGTGGTGGGGATCAACTCGCAGATCTACACCCGTTCCGGTGGCTTCATGGGTGTGTCGTTCGCGATCCCTATCGACGTGGCCATGGATGTTTCCAATCAGCTCAAAAGCGGCGGCAAGGTCAGCCGTGGCTGGCTGGGTGTAGTCATCCAGGAAGTGAACAAGGACCTGGCCGAATCGTTCGGTCTCGAGAAACCGGCCGGTGCGCTGGTGGCGCAGATCCAGGATGACGGCCCGGCAGCCAAGGGCGGCCTGCAGGTGGGCGATGTGATCCTGAGCATGAACGGTCAGCCGATCGTCATGTCTGCCGACTTGCCGCATCTGGTGGGCGCGTTGAAGGCGGGTGCCAAAGCCAACCTGGAAGTGATCCGCGAAGGCAAACGCAAAAACGTCGAAGTGACCGTGGGTGCCATCCCGGATGACGGCGACGAGCAGGCCTCACTGTCGAAATCCAGCACCGAGCGCAGCAGCAACCGCCTGGGTGTGTCGGTGGCGGAGCTGACGGATGAACAGAAGAAATCCTACGACCTCAAGGGTGGCGTGGTGATCAAGGAGGTTCAGGACGGCCCTGCGTCCCTGATCGGCCTGCAACCTGGCGACATCATCACTCACCTGAACAATCAGGCGATTGGGTCGGCCAAGGAGTTCACCGACATCGCCAAGGCGCTGCCGAAGAACCGCTCGGTGTCGATGCGGGTCCTGCGTCAGAATCGCGCCAGCTTCATCACCTTCAAACTGGCTGAATAAGCTGGTTGTTGGTTGAACAAAAAACCGCCTCGAATGAGGCGGTTTTTTTTTGAGTCCCTGTAGGAGCGAGCTTGCTCGCGATGGAATCACAAACACCGAGGGGTATCAGATACCCCTCCATTATCGTTAGCGACCATCGCGAGCAAGCTCGCTCCTACAGGGGGCGGTTAGCCCATCATGTCCTTGATCATGCGCTCCTGTTCCATCAGCTCCCGTTGCCGCGCGTCGATGCGCGAGGACAGCGGGAAGTTGCTGCCGGCCTTGCGCTTGGCGAAGTCCAGTTGCTGGATGGCCTGGCGGTAGTCGCCGACCAGTGCGAAGTATTCGGCGCGGGCCTGGTGCAGGCCGATGATGTTGCCTGACAGGCCGCGAGTTTCCGCCACCATGTACCACACGTCCGGATCGTCCGGGCGGGACTTGAGCAGGTTTTCCAGGGCTTTCTCGGCATCCGCTGCACGGTTCTGCTTGAGCAGCAGGTCGACGCGCACCTGATTGAGCGGGTAGTTGCCGGGGTACTGGCTGAGCATCCGGTCGACTCGGGTCTGGGCGTCCGGCAGTCGGTTGTTGGTGATGTCCAGGTCGATCTGGGCGAGGTTATAGATGATCTCGTTCGGCGACTTGGCCAACAACTGCTTGAGGTTCTCCCGCGCTTCGTTGAGCTGTCCGCCCTTGATCTGGGCGATGGCCAGGCCATAGCGTGCCACATCATTTTTCGGGTTTTCGTCCAGCTGTGCGCGAAAGCGTTTGGCGCCCAGGCCCGGGGTTTCCTCGTAGATCAGTTGGACCCGGGCCCGAATCAGCTGATAACGCACACTGTCTTCGATACCGCCCGGCCTGGCCTGCTCGGCGCGGTTGCGGGTGTCGGCAATCCGCGATTCGGTGACCGGGTGAGTCAGCAGGAATTCCGGTGGCTTGGCGTCGAAACGATACTGGCGCGCCAGACGTTCGAACATGGTGGGCATCGAGCGTGGATCGTAACCGGCCTTTTCCAGATTGAGGATGCCGATCCGGTCGGCTTCCTGCTCGTTCTGGCGCGAGAAGCGACGTTGCTCCTGGATTGCCGCCGCTTGCGTGCCGGCAATCGCCGCGATCCCGGCGTCACCGGCACCGGCGGCGGCAATCACGATGCCGGCCAGCAGTGCAGCCATCATCGGCACCTGCATGCGTTGTTGAGCTTCAACACCCCTGGCGAAGTGGCGCTGGGACAAGTGGGCCAGTTCGTGCGCCATCACCGAGGCATATTCGCCTTCGGTCTGGGCATTGAGAAACAGGCCGCCGTTGACCCCGACGATCCCGCCCGGCGCTGCGAAGGCGTTGAGTTGCGGGCTGTTGATCAGGATGAACTCCAGGCGCCGGTCGTTGACCTGGCTGGTTTCCACCAGGCGATAGACGCTCTGTTCGACGTAGTCCTTGAGTTGTGGGTCGTTGAGCTGCGAGACCTGGCTGCGCAACAGGGCGAGCCAGGCGCGGCCCAACTGGTATTCCTGTTGTGGCGAGACAATGGCAGAACTGGCGTCACCAAGTGACGGCAGGTCGTCGGCGAAGCCCGGTGAGGCGAGCAGGCAAGCGAGCGTCAGCAGGGTAGGGCGCAGAAAGGTCATGCACAAAGCCTTAATCGACAAAGACCTTACTGTAGCCGGACAGTACGCTTCGGACCAGATATTCTAAGCCGCTCGACCACCTCACCCGGAGTAACGCAATGACCGACGCTGTAGCCCATGACGCCGAACTGGACGCCAGTGGCCTGAATTGTCCGTTGCCGCTGCTCAAGGCCAAGCTGGAGCTCAATCGGATGGCCAGCGGCGCTGTGCTCAAGGTTACCGCTACCGATGCGGGGTCGCAGCGCGACTTTCGCACCTTTGCCCGATTGGCCGGTCACACCCTGCTGCGCGAAGAAGATGAAGCGGGCGTCTACCGCTACTGGTTGAAAAAAGCCTGAAAATTGCCGTGTTCGTTTTGTAAGGAATTTTGATGTTCAAAGTGTTGCGCGACTGGATTCAGCGTTATTTCTCCGATGAAGAAGCGGTGGTGCTGGCGGTCCTGCTGTTTCTGGCGTTCACCGCCGTCCTGACCCTGGGCGGCATGCTGGCGCCGGTGTTGGCGGGAATGGTGCTGGCGTACCTGATGCAAGGCCTGGTGGTCACGCTCGAGCGTCTGCGTGTGCCGGGCGGCATGGCCGTGGGGTTGGTGTTCGCGCTGTTCATGGGGGTGCTGATGGTGTTCATCGTGGTCCTGGTGCCTTTGCTCTGGCATCAACTGATCACGCTGTTCAACGAATTGCCCGGCATGCTCGCTAAGTGGCAGTCGCTGCTGTTGCTGCTGCCCGAGCGTTACCCGCACCTGGTGTCCGACGAACAGGTGCTGCAGGCCATCGAGGTGGCGCGTGGCGAGATCGGCAAGTTTGGCCAATGGGCGCTGACGTTCTCGCTGTCGAGCCTGCCGCTGCTGGTCAACATCATGATCTACCTGGTGCTGGTGCCGATCCTGGTGTTCTTCTTCCTCAAAGACCGGGAAATGATCGGGCGCTGGGTGCGTGGCTACCTGCCCCGTGAGCGCACGCTGATCACCCGTGTCGCCCACGTCATGAACCGGCAGATCGCCAATTACATTCGTGGCAAGGTCATCGAGATTTTCATCTGCGGTGGCGTGACCTACATCGGCTTTGCCGTGCTGGGCCTCAATTATGCGGCGTTGCTGGCGCTGCTGGTCGGTATCTCGGTGGTGGTGCCCTACGTCGGGGCCGTGGTGGTGACCGTGCCGGTGCTGCTGATCGCGTTGTTCCAGTGGGGCTGGAGCGATCAGTTCATCTACCTGATGGCGGTCTACGGGATCATCCAGACGCTGGATGGCAACGTGCTGGTACCGTTGCTGTTCTCGGAGGCGGTCAACCTGCACCCGGTGGCGATCATCTGCGCGGTGCTGTTGTTTGGCGGGCTTTGGGGGTTCTGGGGGATATTCTTTGCGATTCCGCTGGCGACCTTGTTCAAGGCCGTTCTGGATGCCTGGCCGCGGAATGAGCCGGTGGTGGCGCCGTTGCTCTAAATCTTCGTAGAGGCTGATGGCCTCATCGCGAGCGAGCTCGCTCCTACAGGTTGATCGTATTCCCCTGTAGGAGCGAGCTTGCTCGCGATGACGTCCGAAAGAACGCCGCTAAATCAGGCCTTGTTCAACGCCTGCGCCGCCGCCAGAACGGCATCCACATGCCCCGGCACTTTCACACCACGCCATTCCTGGCGCAGCACACCGTTCTTGTCGATCAGGAACGTGCTGCGATCCACGCCCATGTATTCCTTGCCGTACAGCTTCTTCAGCTTGATCACATCGAACTGCTGGCACAGCGCTTCTTCCTTGTCGCTGATCAGCTCGAAGGTGAAGCCCTGCTTGGCCTTGAAGTTCTCGTGGGATTTCAGGCTGTCGCGGGACACGCCGAACACTTCGGTGTTGGCGGCCTTGAACGCATCCAGCTGATCGCGAAAGCCCTGGCCCTGGGTCGTGCAACCCGGGGTGCTGTCTTTCGGATAAAAGTAGATCACCACCTGCTTGCCCTTGAGGCTGGCCAGGGTAATGGTCTGCCCGCTGGTGGCGGGGGCTTCGAAGTCGGCAACCGGTTGGTCGATGGCAACGGCCATGAAAGCTTCCTTACATTGGGTTCTGTGGGCGCCACGGTTCGATCAGGGCGTCCAGATTCAGGGCGTCGGCGAAGTCCAGGAACTGATCGCGCAACCAGCTGATTTGTACGCCTGCCGGCAACGTGACGGTGAACGTGGCGTTGAGCATGGTGCCGCCGGTTTGCGGTGCCTGGTAGGTATCGCAGGTCAGGTTCTCCAGCTCCACGTGGTGGTCCATGAAGAACTGGCACAACTCGTTGATGATGTCGGAGCGATAGGCCGAGCTGACGTAAGCGACGTACGGCAGGGCCTGAGGACGGTTTTCCAGTGCCGCGCTACGCACCACGTTGGCCGTGAAGGCGTACTTCTTGGCGAGGGTCGGCAGGCTGCCTTCCAGGCGGGCAAGGGCGTCCCAGCTGCCGGAGACTTCGAGGACCAGCGCACTGCACTCGCCGTGACGGGTCAGGCGGGAGGTAACCACGGCGCAGCGGTTTTCATGGCTGGCGCGGCACAGGACGTTAGTCAGCTCCATGGGGTTGGCGCCGAGGGCACTGATGACAAGGAATTGTTCGCGAACTGTGGGGGTGGACATGCAGCGTTCCTAAAACGATGAGCGGTCGATACTTGCAAGGGCTTTTTTGACCGGGAGCGAGCCTGTGAATGCGAATTCGGAAATACCGGGCCCGAGGGTTGCAAGGTGCTCCGGTATGGCGGGAGCGGGGGCTGGCAACGCTGGATCGGGGCTCGTGATGCCGAAAATGGAGGCTGGAACCCGGCGTGGGAGCTGTTCAGTACCAATCAAAGTCTGAAGGGTAGCGAAAAGCGGCGCCAAGGGGAATGGCGGCAGCGCAGTACTTCGCTTGTACAAGCATCTTGGCGCCAGTACCATTACGGCTCTCTTTTTCCGGCAGGAGCGGTTGCATGATTGCGGGCAGTATGGTGGCACTGGTCACACCAATGGATGCACAGGGTCGTCTCGACTGGGACAGCCTGAGCAAACTGGTGGACTTTCACCTGCAAAACGGCACCCACGCCATCGTGGCGGTCGGCACCACAGGTGAATCGGCGACGCTGGACGTCAATGAACACATCGAAGTGATTCGTTACGTGGTCAAGCAGGTCGCTGGGCGCATTCCGGTCATTGCCGGCACCGGCGCCAACTCGACCCGCGAAGCCATCGAACTGACCACCAACGCCAAGACCGCTGGCGCCGATGCCTGCCTGCTGGTGACGCCGTACTACAACAAGCCGACCCAGGAAGGCCTGTACCAGCACTTCAAGGCCATTGCCGAAGCCGTCGACATCCCGCAGATCCTCTATAACGTGCCTGGCCGTACCGCGTGCGACATGCAGGCCGAGACCGTGATCCGCCTGTCGACCGTGAAGAACATCATCGGTATCAAGGAAGCCACCGGCGACCTGGACCGTGCCAAAGCCATCCTCGACGGCGTGAGCAAGGACTTCATCGTGCTCTCCGGCGACGACGCCACGGCAGTCGAGCTGATCCTGCTGGGCGGCAAGGGCAACATTTCGGTGACCGCCAACGTGGCCCCGCGCGACATGGCCGACCTGTGCAACGCCGCGCTCAAGGGCGACGCTGTCACGGCTCGCGCGATCCATGAAAAGCTCATGCCGCTCAATAAAACCCTGTTTATCGAATCCAACCCTATTCCCGTGAAATGGGCACTGCACGAGATGGGCCTGATGCCGGACGGTATCCGTCTGCCGCTCACCTGGCTCAGTGCCGCCTGTCACGAACCGCTGCGGCAGGCCATGCGCCAGTCCGGCGTCCTGGTTTAATTGAGGAAGCATTACGCATGAAGCGATTGGCCGGACTTTCCGCACTTGCCTTGATTATCTCCAGCACCAGTGGCTGTGGATGGGTCTGGGGCCCGGAAGGTTATTTCCGCGACCGCGGTAGCGATTACCTGGAAGCGCAACAGACTGCACCGATGCAATTGCCTTCGGACGTCACCACCTCCAAGCCTCTGGATCCGCTGTTGCCGATTCCGCGTAACGTGGCGGACGACACTGCCAAGGGCGAGTACATCGTGCCACGTCCGCAGCCGCTGTCCGCCGCTGCCGACGCCAGTGCCTACTCGCTGCAGAAAACCGGCGATTCGCGCTGGATCGTGGCCCAGAACCCGCCGGCCGAAGCCTGGCCTGTGGCCGTGCAGTTCTTCCAGGACAACGGTTTCCGCCTGGATGAGCAACGCCCGCAGACCGGCGAATTCACCACCACCTGGCAGCGTTCCGATGAGCTTTCCGCCGCCGTGGCCAAGCGCTTGAGCGCAGCCGGCGTCGCCAGCGACGCCGAAACCCGCGTGCGCGTGCGCATCGAACCGGGCGTGCAGCGCAACACCAGTGAAATCTACGTGGTCAGCGCCGAGCGTCCTGCCGGCAGCACCGCCGATGTGGAATTCACCAACCGTTCGGTCAACACCGGCCTGGACGCGGCATTGGTCGACGACATGCTGGCGAGCATGAGCCGTATCTCCGAGAAGGGTGGTTCGGTGTCGATGCTGGCATCGCGTGATTTCGACGCGCCAAGCCGTGTCAGCCTGACCGAAGACGGCAGCGGCAACCCGGTCCTGAACGTCGGCAACGACCTGGATCGTGCCTGGTCGAGCGTGGGTCGTGCCCTGGAACAGGGCGAATGGCGTGTTGAAGACATCAACCGCAGCCTGGGCCTGTACTACATCAACCTGTCCGAAAAGGCCGAGAAGAAAGACGACAAGCCTGGTTTCTTCAGCAGCCTGTTCGGCAGTGGTCCAAGCAAGGAAGAAATCGAAGCCCGTGCCGAGCGTTATCAGGTTCGCCTGAGCAAGGTCGGCGAAAACGTCGAAGTCACCGTCGAGAAAAACATCAACACCGTGGCGCCGGCTGACGTGGCGCGCAAAGTGTTGAGCGTGATTCAGGACAATCTGGGCTGATCACATGCGTTTTGCCGTTCTCGGCAGCGGTAGCCAAGGGAACGGCACGCTGATAGCCAGCGCTGATACGTACGTGCTGGTCGATTGTGGTTTCTCCTTGCGGGAAGCCGAAAAGCGCCTGTTGCGCCTGGGTGTGAACCCGGCGCAATTGAGCGCGATACTCGTGACCCACGAACATGCCGACCACGTGCATGGCGTGGGTTTGCTGTCTCGGCGCTACAATCTGCCGGTCTACCTCAGTCGCGGGACCTTGCGCGGGATGCGCAAACCCATCGAACCGACGGGGTTCCTGGCCGGTGGCGAGCAACTGCAGATCGGCAACGTGAGCATTGGCGTCATTGCCGTGGCCCACGATGCACAGGAACCGACGCAATACGTGTTCAGCGACGGTGAGCGGCGCTTCGGCCTGCTGACCGACCTGGGGTCGTACTGCAACAAGGTGCTGGACGGCTATCGCGACCTCGATGCGTTGATGATCGAGGCCAACCATTGCCGGGACATGCTGGCTCGCGGTCACTACCCGTACTTTCTCAAGCAGCGGGTAGGCGGCGAACTGGGACATTTGAACAACCACCAGGCGGCATTCCTGGTGTCCGAGTTGGGCTGGCAAGGCCTGCAACACCTGGTCCTGGCCCATCTGAGCAGCAAGAACAACCTGCCGCAGCTGGCCCGGCAATGTTTTGTCGACACCCTCGGGTGCGACCCGGACTGGCTGCAACTGGCCGATCAAGATTCAGGGCTCGACTGGCGACACATCGCCTAGCCCATCTACTTAGCAAGCGGAGCCCATCATGGAAAAACGTGAAGAACTCTACCGCGGCAAAGCCAAATCGGTTTACAAGACCGACGACGCTGACCGTCTGATCCTGCTGTTTCGCAACGACACCTCGGCGTTCGACGGCAAGCGCATCGAACAGCTCGACCGCAAGGGCATGGTGAACAACAAGTTCAACGCCTTCATCATGCAGAAACTCGAAGCCGCCGGCGTGCCGACCCAGTTCGACAAGCTGCTGGGCGACAACGAGTGCCTGGTGAAGAAGCTGGACATGATCCCGGTCGAGTGCGTCGTGCGTAACTACGCTGCCGGCAGCCTGGTCAAGCGTCTGGGCGTCGAAGAGGGCATGAAGCTCAACCCTTACACCTTCGAACTGTTCCTGAAGGACGACGCCAAGGGCGACCCGTTCATCAACGAATCCCACGTCGTGGCCTTCGGTTGGGGCACCGCCGATCAACTGGCGCGCATGAAAGAACTGTCGCTCAAGGTCAACGAGATCCTGAGCAAGCTGTTCGACGACGCCGGCCTGCTGCTGGTCGACTTCAAGCTTGAATTCGGCGTGTTCAGCGACGGCTCCATCGTCCTGGGCGACGAATTCAGCCCGGACGGCTGCCGCCTGTGGGACAAGGACACCAAGAAGAAGATGGACAAGGACCGCT
This DNA window, taken from Pseudomonas sp. MYb118, encodes the following:
- a CDS encoding sigma-E factor negative regulatory protein, which gives rise to MSREALQESLSAVMDNEADELELRRVLNAIDDVETRETWARYQIARAAMHKDLLLPRLDIAAAVSAALADEAVPAKASRGPWRSLGRLAVAASVTVAVLAGVRLYNQDEIAGVELAQQSSQPGLAVPQVKGPAVLAGYSESSEAPGPMANGVLQGQPGWNDQRLPGYLRQHAQQAAMKGTESALPYARAASLENR
- a CDS encoding glycine cleavage system protein R, which gives rise to MSTPTVREQFLVISALGANPMELTNVLCRASHENRCAVVTSRLTRHGECSALVLEVSGSWDALARLEGSLPTLAKKYAFTANVVRSAALENRPQALPYVAYVSSAYRSDIINELCQFFMDHHVELENLTCDTYQAPQTGGTMLNATFTVTLPAGVQISWLRDQFLDFADALNLDALIEPWRPQNPM
- a CDS encoding DegQ family serine endoprotease → MSIPRLKSYLTIFATVLVLGQAVAAEAVELPDFTQLVEQASPAVVNISTTQKLPDRKVSDQMPDLEGLPPMLREFFERGMPQQRSPRGGRQREAQSLGSGFIISPDGYILTNNHVIADADEILVRLADRSEMKAKLVGTDPRSDVALLKVEGKDLPVLKLGKSQDLKAGQWVVAIGSPFGFDHTVTQGIVSAVGRSLPNENYVPFIQTDVPINPGNSGGPLFNLAGEVVGINSQIYTRSGGFMGVSFAIPIDVAMDVSNQLKSGGKVSRGWLGVVIQEVNKDLAESFGLEKPAGALVAQIQDDGPAAKGGLQVGDVILSMNGQPIVMSADLPHLVGALKAGAKANLEVIREGKRKNVEVTVGAIPDDGDEQASLSKSSTERSSNRLGVSVAELTDEQKKSYDLKGGVVIKEVQDGPASLIGLQPGDIITHLNNQAIGSAKEFTDIAKALPKNRSVSMRVLRQNRASFITFKLAE
- a CDS encoding sulfurtransferase TusA family protein is translated as MTDAVAHDAELDASGLNCPLPLLKAKLELNRMASGAVLKVTATDAGSQRDFRTFARLAGHTLLREEDEAGVYRYWLKKA
- a CDS encoding MucB/RseB C-terminal domain-containing protein translates to MRAIPLLSLLLSGWFIVPAHADEAQDWLTRLGQAEQQQSFHGTFVYERNGSFSTHNIWHRVQDGKVRERILQLDGSAQEVVRVDGRTQCVSGLLMAGLGDSPNSAARTLDPQKLKNWYELAVIGKSRVAGRPAVIVSLKPRDQHRYGFELHLDKETGLPLKSLLLNDKGQLLERFQFTELNTSDVPSDNELQAGADCKAIALDSDKASAGKAAQSWRSDWLPAGFELTSSTSRKDPQTKTQVSSLMYDDGLARFSVFLEPLNGASVVDTRTQLGPTVAVSRRLTTPNGDIMITVVGEIPIGTAERIALSMRSNATATQ
- a CDS encoding MBL fold metallo-hydrolase, which codes for MRFAVLGSGSQGNGTLIASADTYVLVDCGFSLREAEKRLLRLGVNPAQLSAILVTHEHADHVHGVGLLSRRYNLPVYLSRGTLRGMRKPIEPTGFLAGGEQLQIGNVSIGVIAVAHDAQEPTQYVFSDGERRFGLLTDLGSYCNKVLDGYRDLDALMIEANHCRDMLARGHYPYFLKQRVGGELGHLNNHQAAFLVSELGWQGLQHLVLAHLSSKNNLPQLARQCFVDTLGCDPDWLQLADQDSGLDWRHIA
- a CDS encoding peroxiredoxin; this encodes MAVAIDQPVADFEAPATSGQTITLASLKGKQVVIYFYPKDSTPGCTTQGQGFRDQLDAFKAANTEVFGVSRDSLKSHENFKAKQGFTFELISDKEEALCQQFDVIKLKKLYGKEYMGVDRSTFLIDKNGVLRQEWRGVKVPGHVDAVLAAAQALNKA
- the bamC gene encoding outer membrane protein assembly factor BamC, which encodes MKRLAGLSALALIISSTSGCGWVWGPEGYFRDRGSDYLEAQQTAPMQLPSDVTTSKPLDPLLPIPRNVADDTAKGEYIVPRPQPLSAAADASAYSLQKTGDSRWIVAQNPPAEAWPVAVQFFQDNGFRLDEQRPQTGEFTTTWQRSDELSAAVAKRLSAAGVASDAETRVRVRIEPGVQRNTSEIYVVSAERPAGSTADVEFTNRSVNTGLDAALVDDMLASMSRISEKGGSVSMLASRDFDAPSRVSLTEDGSGNPVLNVGNDLDRAWSSVGRALEQGEWRVEDINRSLGLYYINLSEKAEKKDDKPGFFSSLFGSGPSKEEIEARAERYQVRLSKVGENVEVTVEKNINTVAPADVARKVLSVIQDNLG
- a CDS encoding AI-2E family transporter, coding for MFKVLRDWIQRYFSDEEAVVLAVLLFLAFTAVLTLGGMLAPVLAGMVLAYLMQGLVVTLERLRVPGGMAVGLVFALFMGVLMVFIVVLVPLLWHQLITLFNELPGMLAKWQSLLLLLPERYPHLVSDEQVLQAIEVARGEIGKFGQWALTFSLSSLPLLVNIMIYLVLVPILVFFFLKDREMIGRWVRGYLPRERTLITRVAHVMNRQIANYIRGKVIEIFICGGVTYIGFAVLGLNYAALLALLVGISVVVPYVGAVVVTVPVLLIALFQWGWSDQFIYLMAVYGIIQTLDGNVLVPLLFSEAVNLHPVAIICAVLLFGGLWGFWGIFFAIPLATLFKAVLDAWPRNEPVVAPLL
- the dapA gene encoding 4-hydroxy-tetrahydrodipicolinate synthase; the encoded protein is MIAGSMVALVTPMDAQGRLDWDSLSKLVDFHLQNGTHAIVAVGTTGESATLDVNEHIEVIRYVVKQVAGRIPVIAGTGANSTREAIELTTNAKTAGADACLLVTPYYNKPTQEGLYQHFKAIAEAVDIPQILYNVPGRTACDMQAETVIRLSTVKNIIGIKEATGDLDRAKAILDGVSKDFIVLSGDDATAVELILLGGKGNISVTANVAPRDMADLCNAALKGDAVTARAIHEKLMPLNKTLFIESNPIPVKWALHEMGLMPDGIRLPLTWLSAACHEPLRQAMRQSGVLV
- a CDS encoding M48 family metalloprotease; this encodes MTFLRPTLLTLACLLASPGFADDLPSLGDASSAIVSPQQEYQLGRAWLALLRSQVSQLNDPQLKDYVEQSVYRLVETSQVNDRRLEFILINSPQLNAFAAPGGIVGVNGGLFLNAQTEGEYASVMAHELAHLSQRHFARGVEAQQRMQVPMMAALLAGIVIAAAGAGDAGIAAIAGTQAAAIQEQRRFSRQNEQEADRIGILNLEKAGYDPRSMPTMFERLARQYRFDAKPPEFLLTHPVTESRIADTRNRAEQARPGGIEDSVRYQLIRARVQLIYEETPGLGAKRFRAQLDENPKNDVARYGLAIAQIKGGQLNEARENLKQLLAKSPNEIIYNLAQIDLDITNNRLPDAQTRVDRMLSQYPGNYPLNQVRVDLLLKQNRAADAEKALENLLKSRPDDPDVWYMVAETRGLSGNIIGLHQARAEYFALVGDYRQAIQQLDFAKRKAGSNFPLSSRIDARQRELMEQERMIKDMMG
- the rpoE gene encoding RNA polymerase sigma factor RpoE; translation: MLTQEEDQQLVERVQRGDKRAFDLLVLKYQHKILGLIVRFVHDTHEAQDVAQEAFIKAYRALGNFRGDSAFYTWLYRIAINTAKNYLVSRGRRPPDSDVSSEDAEFYDGDHGLKDLESPERALLRDEIEGTVHRTIQQLPEDLRTALTLREFDGLSYEDIASVMQCPVGTVRSRIFRAREAIDKALQPLLQEN